In the Salvia miltiorrhiza cultivar Shanhuang (shh) chromosome 8, IMPLAD_Smil_shh, whole genome shotgun sequence genome, ggacaaggcccaaatcctcttcaaaaGTAGGAGCCCAACTAAGAGCGCGTTCAACTATTGTAACGCGTGAAAAATTCTCCGGAACAaccacaagttcaagtcgatgtacctcgagggagacgtgtATTCCTTGAAAATGACGAAGACTATGGAGACGGGCGAATTCACCACCTCgacgtcgggcgaggagatcttgTCTTCCGGGCCAATTGGAAACAAGGCGGCGGCGAGAGCGGCGAAGGGGAAGGCGTCGCAGAGCTCGAAGCCTTCACCCGAATTcgtggagaggttggacaggtTCGACCAAAACTTGAAAGCAATCACCGCCAAGTATGCCAAGAAGAACGAGCTCAAGAGGGAGAAGCTCAATATGAAGCTCCTCAACACGAATACTACGCACATGACGGATGTACAAAGGACATTGCACAACTACATggtccaagaagtgctcaagcgttCGTGGACTTATCTAGAGTAGGCTTTTTTTTTGTATGTTGTAggattttaaattaatgcaatttaaatttgaattaaattgtgttatttaaatttaagcaattaaatttaaatgaaaaccataaaaatcaaaactaaaatattcaagtaggctatcaagtaatccCACTGTGGCCTCATTTACTCAATGTGATCCCCtactatcaagtaagctatcaagtaagTCCACTGTGAATGCTCTTAAtatctttttaaaatttatgttttgttaAATTTTATCTACATCACACTTATTATGAATGaaagaaatacataattttaatgaataaaGGGAGTATAATTTCTTCAGATTCAAGGGCAAAAAAAAAAGGCGGAAGTATTCAACACTTTTTAATTGCAAAATTTTGGTCTATGGTGATAAAATAGTGGATCAAGGTTTATCATCACTCATCTACGTATTAAACAACCTAAAGAGAACCAACGTATTAATGTCCCATtgattttgaataaaaaaaagtataattagtgtataaaataaattaatgaaagatatttaagaattattttaaatgagttaaatgtataaaataagGTGAACTCACTGttaataacattttaaatggttttatataaaaaaaatagggttttacgccaaaaaccatgaactttgggccaatTTCCAAACTtgtcatgaactttttttttatcaaaaattccctgaacttaaggggttgaacaattttttcatGCTTTTTTACTCCGGTGAAGCTCCAAGCTGACGTGTCGCTTACGTGGTAATACCAAGCTGACCTATCGCCTACGTACCGAGCTGATGTGGCACGTACttggaaaaacaataaaaaaaataaaaaaaaaattattttccctCCCCCTTCTTCAAGTCGGCCGGTGGACCGCTACCAAAGGACCGCCGCTGCCTTCCTCCGACGAAGCAGCGCCGAGGAATACCACCTCCGCCTTCCTCCTTCTCGCGTCGTTCCAGACCTCACGCCGCCTCCCACAATCACCAGATCAGTCGCCTTCCTCTTCCGCCGCATCGAACCCCCTCtaccgccctctctctctccaccgccctccaccatcatcatcaccagatccgccgccgccaacCACCCCCGCAGATTCCCCACCATTGAAGCCCCTCTGCCACCGCTCTCTCTCCATAgccctcccccaccaccatcaccagatccgccgccgccaacCACCCACGCACGTCCATCGCTCAGCCGCCCTCTCTCTTTCCACCGCCCTCCACCACCATCATCACCAAATCCACCACCATCATTAACAAGGAAAAATTCAGAAGAAACATAAGCTTCAGAAAATTGTAACAAATCCTCATTTGCTTGTGGAAAAGTGGAGTGGAGTGGAAATTGGTGATTAAATCGAAACCCTATTTTAGGTGATTTCAGGTGATTAAATCGGAAAAGAAAAGTGGAGTGGAAATTAGTTCCTCATCTGCTTATGGAAAAAGAAGCCGTCGTTTTTCCTCACCACCGCCTCCGCCACCAAACGTCTGCTGATTCCATCGAATTCCTATGCGGATGTCGCCGATAGTGAGAGACGAGGGCGTGAAGGGGCTGGCGAGAAGGAAATGAGGTACGAAGGGGCCGTTGGCTTTGGGCTCGGTGAACCACCGCCGCTGCCCCCAATTTTAGCAGACGTCTTAGTCGCGGAAGAGACGGAGGAAATCAGAGCAATTAATAGGTAAACTCTGGCTCATCCCCTGCTCCGATTCGCGGTAGGCAGCGGCAATAGCTGCGCCTTATCTTCACGCAACAGCTTCGATTCACGGCGGCGACGTCAATTccaggagagagaaagtggagagagagagagagagactacaCACatgacaaaacgacgtcgttttatcacacctaaacaacgtcgttttatTAATCGTCCGGCAATTCCACGTCATTTTTCCAGTAACTTAAAATGTGCCATGTCAGCTttgaatttggggatttttagAAAGCATGAAAAAATTGTTCAAGTCCTTAAATTCAggaaatttttgataaaaaaaagttcatggcaagtttggaaatcggcccaaagtttatggtttttggcgtaattaacccaaaaaaatacTTCCTCCACCCACGAAATATTGTCCAAAAGGAGGAAGACACTagctttaaaaaaatttatgttgtttatttaattagttgagAAAGGAGTCCACAAATGAAAGGAAGtggaaaaattaattaagttgattagtgaaaaatgaGGCCCACATGGCCACATGTTAGTGAGTGAAAAAAATtccataaatttattaaaaatagattaaaacAATTTTTTATGTACGGATCCAAATGATAaattaaagggttaatagccggaaaatacacgaactattttcaaatttgcattttgcacatcaccttcaaaaatagccccacaatacaccaccttttaatttaattgcaaattgcacacggcgaaagttccggcaactcttaagtttgaccggcgatgacgtGGACAATATTTTACACGTtggcaagccacgtgggcaaaacgacgtcgttttgcccagaAATTAaatttccttaaaaaaaaatgtctccCTCCTCCCTAAGTCCTAGATCTACCGGCGACGACGAAAAGTACCGCCGGCACCTCCCTCTGTCCACCGGCGACCGCAGCAAGCCAGACGCCGCCTACTTCTCCGGTGAGGAACGCCTCTCCGACATCAGCACGGCAACTCAaccgccacctccaccacccAGATCTGGAATCGTTGCCTCCCCCATTCCACCTCCACTCAaccgccacctccaccacccAAATCACTCAACAATCAACAATAATCTTCAGCAGAAGCACATTAACCATCTTCCCAGAAATTCTAGCAGCGGACACAATATTCTCCAAATCAAATTCACTGTCAATGTTTACAAAAACAGCAGCCACAATATTCTCCAACCTAAGCTCATTTCCACTAACCAAAACAGCCTCACACCCCAAACTCTGCAAAAGCTCCAAGTTCGAGTCGGCGGGGGCGGGGGCGGCGAGGGTGAAGCAGCACGTAAGCAGGTGTTGTTGGTGGCTGAGGATTTGGGGATCTGTGGTGGTGTTGCGGCGATGATGTTGTGGTGGTCGCCGCCGCGACTTCCTCTCCTGACCACTGAGCATCCGAGGCTACCGAAGCAACCCCGCTCTGACGCCCCGCCACCGCGACTTCCTCATCGACGCTGCTAACTCCCGCCGCCTCACCTACTTCGTCTTCCTCCTCCAAGCCGACGCTGCTGCCCTCGCTCTGGAAAACGAGGAGGGGAGGTGGTGACTGGAATTGGGGCTTTAGGGCTTGGATTGGCGGCGGGAAAACGAGGAGGGGAGGTGGTGGCTGGAATTGGGGCTTTAGGGCTTGGATCTGCTTCGGCCCTTCTTTCGGTGACCTCTGCTTCGACCCTTCTTCCGGTGAACTGAGGGAGGCGGCGACGAGGAGGCAGCGCTGGAGTGAGGGAGGCGGCGACCTCTGCTTCGACCCTTCAAAatgatttttccttttttttttttaattgatactcactcaaaacgatgtcgttttgagTGCCGGTGAGTCCACGTTTGAAAATTCCGGTgccacgtcaacaccgatcaaggtgatggtcaacgcgtgtgcaatttgcaacaaaattaaaaggtgatgtattctggagctaattttaaagctgatgtgcaatatgcaaatttaaaaatagttcgtgtattttccggctattaaccctaaattaaaACAGTATTTCGTGAACAGAAAAAGTAACATTTGAaatgattaaatttttattaaaaaagaaaatacaataTATTACTAATGAGgcgttttaatataataattgaaaaattactAATGAGACGAAGGGAAGGGAGTACATTTTAAGCGAAACTCATGCACCAACTTAGCCAATCACCTTTCAGGGTCTCAAATAAATGTATAGCAACCTTGACAAAGttaaaaacaaaatttgaaatcttttttttttttgaaacgaaaATTTGGAACTCTTAAATTACAAGTTCTATAAGTAGTGAAAAAAATCCATTAAATGTACTTTTTCGAATGTAAACTCCATTTCTCATCTTCTTCTCCAAAGGCTAAAGTTAGAGCAGATATGCCAATTTGATCATCTGTAGGCCTCCGGCAAGCGGAAGCCGCTCATCACTATTTTGTCGGCAAACATCTTGCCGGTCTTGGGCATAACATGCCAATGCAATGTCAAGTTGAACTTTTTACCTCGTAGATTGCTTccctatataaaaaaaaagggaacAAATTCTGGTTAATCTTAAAATAGGCTAAACCTAAATAACCCAAAAGTAACGGAGATGAACTCACTTGATCGATGAAACGATACTTGGTGTTAGTAGTGTGAATCCAAAATTTCGCGTGCTCTTTGGAAGGAATAATACCATCCCATAAAGAGACCTACAAAACAAAAGATACATATCCTCGTCACCGcagagaaaataaattgaaataaaaaatgtgaTCTTGCGCAAGCGATCAAGGCCAAGACTCGAGGGAAACATGTACTACCAATGAAACAAGCAACTAAAGTAATTGAAAAGGTAGGTTACCTTTTCAAGACTTCCTATGACAACTATATCTTATAACACAAATTGATCATAAAATAAAAGCCAGCTAAACAACAGCCTCACTCGCTTACCTGGTTTAGCGCATTTTTGGGGGTTTCATATTCAGCAGCTAAGAATACAAAGACCTACAGAAACCAAGACGAATAGTTCGTCAATTCTGAATTAACTTTAACAGCAACAAGTAGTTGGAAATTCAGTAGtaaattacaataaattatgCCTAAATTAAGGAGCTAGCACATAGCACTGTGTTCTTCTATCTTTCCCTAGCTTGGAAAATTTGAACCTATGAAGAAGAGAGATGCAGAGAAAACATTATATGGGAACAAGTTTGAAGTAACAATAATTGGAGAAGCCTAGGCAGTCCTCAGGCTCTAGTAAATTTGCATAGCCTATAATCGAGCAACAGTGTAGATTATGCATAGATTATGCAGAAAAAGTGTAATACCAACTGAAATGTGCGAATGAATACACGATAAAATGGTAAGGTTAAACCAACCTTCAGGATATACAGAAGACACAAAATAAGATACAAATCAATCAAAGCTCACAGGTTACAGAGATTAGAAGGATATCCTCCCAACTAGAAGTACCAAAAATAGGAGGCTAGTCAGAGTCAAAGTATAATATAGCGAATATGGACAAACCTGCTTTGTGTTCCATGTAAACAATGACTCTAAGTTTGCAGATATATTCAGTGTCAGGCTAACCTGCATAATGTTGAAATCCTCATTAAACAAAAATGTAAGCCACCAACTCTTTAATTGTTTCTCAAAATGAAACCAAGAAACTAAGACAATTTTAATTTCTATTATTAGCACAGTGCATAAAACAATGCACTTGTTTATCAAATCATAGATCATCAGATCAATGCCAGTCCACATATTCCCTCCCTGAATAGAGGTGGTGCCAACGGCAGGTAGCTGGAAGAGGAGAGCCAAAAAATTTGAATACTATATCATTCCCATTGTTTAGGTTCATGTAATGTTCAATGTAGGGAAGCTACAAGGATAGTCCACAAACGGGAAACAACACATAGAGAGGACAACTGTGAAGATGAAACACATTCATCAAGCAGAAAAGTAGGCCTTCTTCAAATCTCAACTAGCAGACAAACCGAGTTctcttttaatatataataatgcaTATGCATCATTAGACATTACTGGCATCTTATTAACAAAGCTTGGAATACTATCACAATCCATTTGAAACCATGAAACACGAGAAGACAAATTGGAGAAGATTAAGACCATTAGAAACTCCGAGCACCAATCAGATGATTACAAAGCATTaggggaagaagaagaggaagaaatgGAAGACATAGGCACTACAAAGAGGTAAATCTCAAGATTACTCCTGAAGTTTAAACCAGCAAAAATTGGTTATCTCTTGCATCACAAGGTACAATCATTATAGAAATTATAAGATATCTAAAATGTATCATGGTTTGGATGTTTATGCAAGTAATATGTAAAATAGtgtataatttcacttttatcaGAATCCGATTTCAGGTTGAAAACCTAAACAAACTAAAACTGCTTTCTCAACTTCCACCTAAAAATACATGCTTAAAATGTAGAAAATCATATTAGGGACAGAGGGAGTGGAAATTACCACTATTATGCCTTATTTGTACTAATTGACATTAGACAGTATTTATACATCAAAAAATTCTGACATGTGATAGGGTTTAGAAGACTTGTGGAGAAAATTGCTCCCACTATGACACTATATATAATTAAGTAGCAACCTGCTCCACCAAGACTGAGAGATATAGGATACTTGATGCGTCATTTTCACTTTGACTGGTCCTAACAAATATGAGAGATGGCTATTCCCTTGTACAAAATAGTGACTAACACTTTAGGATGATGGATCCATTATACTGACATTATTGGAAGACTTGTGCCAGAGCTTTTATTGATGTTACCCACTATGATAATCAAGTTTCTGTAATGCATTATTGTAGATCAAGCCAAACATATACAGGAAGGAACAGGAGCATCTATAAACCTTATGTAAAGTAAAAGCAACTACAGATATAGAAAATAACAATACATTGACACCAAAACAGTGTTGAATCACCAGCATTTAGGATTCATCTACATGTTTGCGCAATAGATTTTGACAGTTAAAGAATGTATAAGTGAGTCCCCGGCTTCCTGGGAAGCTAGTTAGTCTTAAAAGGTTGATCCAAGAGTCATTGAGAAAAGAAGGCCCTGTTTAGTCCCTTTCATTTCAAGATACATGCATCTAGACTCTCTGAACAGGTTTTTCATAACGACTAGATTACATCTTTAGGACCcattaattttaaaactttTTCACATAATAAGATCTCCTTCACAGAGTAGCTTTGCCAGCGGCAATGAAAAATACTGCGTACCAGTAATTCCCCCGTGATACACGAGCATCCGACATCAGTGACAAGATAACACATGAAAAGGGCCCTGTATGTGGAATTATAGGCTGACAATAGGCTACAATTGCATGATCCACTTGAAAAAGCTAGAACTTTTTTTTGATATATGCAAAAAATGAAACATTTTGGAAATAACAAAAGCCTAAATTTCGAATTCGAGCAACAAATAATTCAACTAACAGTTCTCGATTTGCAGATAGGTCAGTCCACGCATTACTGCCGGTAAAAACAAGACTCCCCCCAAAAAAGCGATAATCATTCCTTCAATCTCTACTCGCACAAATCTACACATTAACACTCCGGAACGAAAGAATTACCTCATCATCACCGTCCGGTTTCTTCTGGAACCAATTGATATGCGACACCTAAAACCCGCATAGATAAAAACAAAATCAGGGCCGAAAACAAAATCCAATCAACTAATCAAAACACACAGACAGTCAAAATTCAAAGTTTACCTGAACTTCAGAGGTCGGCGACGGCGAATTGAAGTTGTCGGAGACAGAGGCCATGGCGCACATTAGCGCAAGAATGGTGATGGCGAACGTTAGCAGAGCATTAGCTCTGTAGGCGAAGGAGTGCATGATGATCTTTCTGCTTCAAATTTCGGCCCTCCTTCAAATTATGCACAAAATTGAAGATCAAATCTGGAACAAAAAGGGAGCTCTGCCGATTGAAGAAGATGGGGGTTATGACTTGTGACTTTTGCCACATTTATAATTTAGAGCTTTTTTTTACTGCActtattaatttcaaaatctGATTATCGGCGTCATAATTATATTTCGTTCTCTAATATTTCCTGAATTTTTGTATTCGGACAAGGGTATCTGGAATTGAATAAAGATTTTTGCCTCTGAAATCTCGGAATTTTGGATTCCATTAGATTTGTTTCTCGTGAATGCAAAATCATAACTGAACTGAGATGTATATATTGTTAGAAATATTAGTTTTAAGACCAAtctgaaaattaattatttaattaaatatttattatttaattgaataattattggatATTAATCTACGTCTCGAGTAAATAAACGTGGTATACTTGAAGTTTTAAAATCGATTTTCGGTTaatgagatattgtatatcaaagtTTGAATGTTGTGTAAGAAAATAACACTTGAAAAGTGTTTTCATGTATAAAAATATCAATGCTCATGGAGGTaataacttgtgggcttgctagtgggcttgatgaAGGTCATGGCCTCGCGCACACACACGTAGCCTTAATTTCTCGATCTTGTTCAGTTCGCCAGAACTCGTCGGAATTGTGATGCTACATCCGTCGAGATGTTATTGTTTTGGAGAAGAATCACCTACACCGATAGCACTACCGGGACGAAATTCTTTTTGCGGGAAGAGTTCCATCTCGACTCGACATCATTTCTTGTTTGTTTGACATCATTTCATATTTGTTTTAGTTTGTAATCAGTTTTAGTTTCTCTCGTTGTTATTttctaattcttttatttttcttagtaCAGATTTGTACTTTAAATTTCTTTTCCATTGTAAAcgtactcgatcgtgtaccctgTGCTAATATACATTCGATGAAATTTATTGTGATTTTAGTGAAGTGAATTGTTTTGAAATTATTGTCTTCCTAgttcaaatataatattttttcgtTTCATAAGAAAtatcacattttttatttttatttgtctcATAAAAAAGTATTACTTTCATTTTGGgacataatatcattttttttaaaatcataatCACTCAATTTTACATAATCTCACAATAATTCAATCACAATCACTCATTTTCACACAACACATTATTAATATgttcttaaaattcgtatcatCTCATATATGATACCCTCTTACGAAATGCATAGAGTATAgtttagtatttgatttttctttttcttacaCTTGAAACttgtaagagagagagagagattttccTTTCAAAAGCTTGCTTACTTTTAGCCTTTTAGAGCATATCCAATGGGAGGTGCTTaaatggtggtccccaccttaaGCACCTCCTCCCCTCCAATGCATAGGTGCTTAGAACACCCACAGTGGGTGACTCGATCTGCGCCACTCGAGTCACCCACAGATTGTGTCCACCACTGTGGCCTCCATGAACTCGAGGCTTACCCGATTTATCGGGTAAGGCCTGATCTTGGTTATTCAAGGCGCGTGTGGACACGagcttattaaaaaaaaattaaattcggAACTAACGGCTATATAGCcgaattttcctttttttttaattccaatgGCTTTCTAGCCGTTTCttcacctttttctttttattttttatttttttttttattttcctttctataaatacctctccctcatttcttcattcacacacacaaataaTTTTCTCCTTTAATCTTCATCTATTTCTCTACTACATTTTCATATTCACTTCCTCTAAAAATGGTCGAATGGTCTGATGATACTTCGTCGTCTTCGTCCTACGGGGTAGAACAAGAGATCATCGATGAGATCCA is a window encoding:
- the LOC130996960 gene encoding signal peptidase complex subunit 3B-like, with translation MHSFAYRANALLTFAITILALMCAMASVSDNFNSPSPTSEVQVSHINWFQKKPDGDDEVSLTLNISANLESLFTWNTKQVFVFLAAEYETPKNALNQVSLWDGIIPSKEHAKFWIHTTNTKYRFIDQGSNLRGKKFNLTLHWHVMPKTGKMFADKIVMSGFRLPEAYR